The Anas acuta chromosome 2, bAnaAcu1.1, whole genome shotgun sequence genome contains a region encoding:
- the LOC137850657 gene encoding ovalbumin-related protein Y-like, giving the protein MGSISAASTEFCFDVFRELKVHHANENICYSPLSIISALAMVYLGARGNTESQMEKALHFDNITGMGGTTDSQCGPSEHIHDSFKDLLSGIAMPNATYVLKIADRLYLEKTYPVLPEYLNCAKKFYKAGLEEVDFKTATEEARQLINSWVDKETNGRIQDFLVPSSIDLNTALVLVNAIYFKGTWKRAFKEEDTQEMPFSMTKQDSKPVQMMIQNSTFKVAMVAAEKMKILELPYASGELSMLVLLPDEVSGLEQIENTISFEKLAQWTSPTMMEERRVKVYLPRMKMEEKYNLTSVFMALGMTDLFSPSANLSGISSAESLKMSEAVHGAYMVVNEEGTEMAGSTGVVGDNKTSPEFEEFRADHPFLFLIKHNPTNTILFFGRYCSP; this is encoded by the exons ATGGGCTCCATCAGCGCAGCAAGCACAGAATTCTGTTTTGATGTATTCAGGGAGCTGAAAGTCCACCATGCCAACGAGAACATCTGCTATTCTCCCCTGAGCATCATTTCAGCTCTGGCCATGGTCTACCTGGGAGCAAGAGGTAACACTGAATCTCAGATGGAGAAG GCTCTTCACTTTGATAACATCACGGGAATGGGAGGCACCACTGACTCCCAG TGTGGCCCTTCTGAACACATCCACGACTCATTCAAGGATCTTCTCTCAGGCATCGCCATGCCAAATGCTACGTATGTACTGAAGATCGCTGACAGGCTCTACCTTGAGAAAACATACCCAGTTCTTCCG GAATACTTAAATTGTGCAAAGAAATTCTATAAGGCAGGGCTGGAAGAAGTTGACTTCAAAACAGCTACAGAAGAAGCAAGACAGCTCATTAATTCCTGGGTGGATAAAGAGACAAATG GACGCATCCAAGACTTCCTGGTACCAAGCTCCATTGATCTCAATACTGCGCTGGTCCTCGTTAATGCCATTTACTTCAAAGGCACGTGGAAGAGAGCCTTCAAGGAAGAAGACACTCAGGAAATGCCCTTCAGCATGACAAAG caAGACAGCAAGCCTGTGCAAATGATGATTCAGAACAGCACGTTTAAGGTGGCCATGGTGGCTGCGGAGAAAATGAAGATCCTGGAGCTTCCGTACGCCAGTGGAGAGCTGAGCATGTTGGTGCTGTTGCCTGATGAGGTTTCTGGTCTGGAGCAG attgagAACACAATCAGCTTTGAAAAACTCGCACAGTGGACCAGTCCTACTATGATGGAAGAGAGGAGAGTGAAAGTGTACCTCCCCCGCATGAAGATGGAGGAGAAATATAACCTCACGTCTGTTTTCATGGCCTTGGGAATGACTGACCTGTTCAGCCCTTCAGCCAATCTGTCTGGTATCTCTTCCGCAGAGAGCCTGAAGATGTCTGAGGCTGTGCATGGGGCGTACATGGTAGTCAATGAAGAAGGCACGGAGATGGCAGGCTCAACAGGCGTGGTGGGAGACAACAAGACTTCCCCTGAATTTGAAGAGTTTAGGGCTGATCACCCATTCCTCTTCTTGATCAAACACAACCCAACCAACACTATTCTCTTCTTTGGTAGATATTGTTCCCCCTAA
- the LOC137850658 gene encoding ovalbumin-like: MGSIGAASTEFCFDVFRELRVQHVNENIFYSPFSIISALAMVYLGARDNTRTQIDKVVHFDKLPGFGESMEAQCGTSVSVHSSLRDILTQITKPSDNFSLSFASRLYAEETYAILPEYLQCVKELYKGGLESISFQTAADQARELINSWVESQTNGIIKNILQPSSVDSQTTMVLVNAIYFKGMWEKAFKDEDTQAMPFRMTEQESKPVQMMYQVGSFKVAMVTSEKMKILELPFASGMMSMFVLLPDEVSGLEQLESTISFEKLTEWTSSTMMEERRMKVYLPRMKMEEKYNLTSVFMALGMTDLFSSSANMSGISSTVSLKMSEAVHAACVEIFEAGRDVVGSAEAGMDVTSVSEEFRADHPFLFFIKHNPTNSILFFGRWMSP; encoded by the exons ATGGGCTCCATCGGTGCAGCAAGCACggaattttgttttgatgtcTTCAGGGAACTGAGAGTCCAGCATGTCAATGAGAACATCTTCTACTCCCCCTTTAGCATCATTTCAGCTCTGGCCATGGTCTACCTAGGTGCAAGAGACAACACCAGGACCCAGATAGATAAG GTTGTTCACTTCGATAAACTCCCTGGATTTGGAGAGAGTATGGAAGCtcag tGTGGCACATCTGTAAGCGTCCACTCTTCACTTAGAGACATACTCACCCAAATCACCAAACCAAGTGACAATTTTTCACTCAGCTTCGCCAGTAGACTTTATGCTGAAGAGACATACGCAATCCTGCCG GAATACTTGCAATGTGTGAAGGAACTGTATAAAGGAGGCTTGGAATCTATTAGCTTCCAAACAGCTGCAGATCAAGCCAGAGAGCTCATCAATTCCTGGGTTGAAAGTCAAACAAATG GAATCATCAAAAATATCCTTCAGCCAAGCTCTGTGGATTCCCAGACTACAATGGTCCTGGTTAATGCCATTTACTTCAAAGGAATGTGGGAGAAAGCATTTAAGGATGAAGACACTCAAGCCATGCCTTTCAGAATGACCGAG CAAGAGAGCAAACCCGTCCAGATGATGTACCAGGTTGGTTCATTTAAAGTGGCCATGGTGACTTCTGAGAAAATGAAGATCCTGGAGCTTCCGTTTGCCAGTGGAATGATGAGCATGTTTGTGCTGTTGCCTGATGAAGTCTCTGGCCTGGAGCAG CTCGAGTCCACAATCAGCTTTGAAAAACTTACAGAATGGACCAGTTCTACTATGATGGAAGAGAGAAGGATGAAAGTGTACCTCCCCCGCATGAAGATGGAGGAGAAATATAACCTCACATCTGTCTTCATGGCCTTGGGTATGACAGACCTGTTCAGCTCATCAGCCAATATGTCTGGCATCTCTTCAACAGTAAGCTTAAAGATGTCTGAGGCTGTCCATGCAGCATGTGTGGAAATCTTTGAAGCCGGCAGAGATGTGGTAGGCTCAGCAGAGGCTGGGATGGATGTTACAAGCGTCTCCGAAGAATTTAGGGCTGACCACCCATTCCTCTTCTTCATCAAGCACAACCCAACCAACAGCATTCTCTTCTTTGGCAGATGGATGTCCccttaa